Below is a window of Myxococcaceae bacterium JPH2 DNA.
TGCCATGCGGACTCGGGCGCGGACCTCCAGTACTACGCGTTCTCCTCCCACAGCCTCGTGCAGCGCGCGCGCTTCCATCGGTTCAGCCAATGTGAGGCCGAGGACCTGGCCAGCTACATCCGCGCCCTCCCGCTGTTGCCGCAGGGGCGCCCCTTCGCGCCGCCCTTCCAGCCGGGGCCCGGCAACCACGGCGCCGCTGGCGCTGGAGCGGACGCCGTGCTGGCGCATGACAGTGATTTCGCCCACGCGGCCTGGGGCAGCGACGCGCCTCCGGAATCCCTCTCATGGGATTGGGCCGCGAGCGTGAACACCTACCAACTCCCCACCAGCGTGGCGCTCCCCACCTGGCACCGGTGGCTGCCGCGCGAGCTGAAGGATGACTGGTTCACCCGCCTGAACGGAATCCTGGCGCGCACCGAGGCGGAGCTGGCTCGCAATCCCACCCTGGAGTCCGCGCAAGCCTTCATGTCCGCGGCGCTCCTCGTGGGGAAGGACGTGCTGCTGCGCGACGGGGACTATCAGGGCAAGGTGGAGGTGCTGCGCTTCGCCGCGGTGAAGCTCTGGGATTGGTCGCGGCGCACGGGGTTCGACCGCGCGGACCACGGCATGCCGGACCTGAGCCCCGCGTATCCCTATGAGGTCGGCTTCGCGTTCTTCGAGGCCGCCCAGGCCCAGGCGCTCCCCGGCGCCGAGCGCCAGACCCTGGCGTGGTGGTGGACCCAGGTGGCGACCTATCCCGGCCGAGGCTTCTCCACGGGCCGGCGCCCCCTCAACTTCAAGGACGTGCTGTCCGCGGCCGAGGCCGCTGGCCTGGAGCCCTCCCAGCTCGCGTTCCTCCACCTCTTCGGAAGTTGGGAGGAATCGCGCGGCGAGCTGATGCAGCGCTGGGGCACCTCGGATGGCCCGGTGCGGCTGCTGCTCGTCCCCATGCGCGGGAGTCCCGCTTCCGCGCGCGTCACCCTCATGCAGCGCTTCCTGAAGCGAGAGAAGGAGTTCCTCGCGACCGGAGGCACGCTGGACAGCAGTCACCATGCCCGCCTCGCGGAGGCGTGGGGCTTTGGATGTGAAGCATTGTCCGTGGATCAGCGCGCTGCCCTGCGCGCGCTCGCTCCCGCCGAGGTCCACGGCGACTTGCTCGGGTGCCCCTGAAACCCGAGTGCAGCACGTAGCACCCTCGTAGAGCGTCGTTCGCAGTCCGTATCTCCCCCCCGGGCGTAAGGAGTAAGTCGTGCATCGACAGAGGTTCTTCTCCCCAGCACTTGCTGCGACCCTTGCCGTCTGCCTCATGACAGGCGTGGGTTGTGGCGATGACAACAAGCCTTCCTCTCCCAATAACGAAGACGTGCATCAGTCCAATCCGGACGCGAGCACGGTGACCGACGCGGGCAACACGGTGCCCGACTCAGGCACCAAGCCCGACGCGGGTGGCGGTACGCCCGACTCGGGCAGCGGCACTCCGGATGCCGGCGGTGGCACGCCTGACGCGGGCGGCGGCACGCCCGACGCCGGGAATCCGCCTCCGGTGGGCCAGTGCGGCCAGGAGCCCTCGCAGGCCGCGCGCTCCTTCTGCGATCCCGCGACCTGGGGTGGACAGGCGCCCACGGCGACCTCGGCCCTCGTGGTCAGCGGCGAAGTGGTGATGGATTGTGAAGCCGACGTCCGCACCCTGGAGATTCCCGCGGGCGCCACGCTCCGCGCCTCGCGCAGCAAGAGCTCCAAGCTGACCGTGCACGGCAACCTCGTGGTCCGCGGCACGCTGGACTACGGCTCCCCCGACAACCGCGTCTGTGTTCCCTCCGCGGAGATTGTCTTCCAGGGCATGGATGACTCGAAGTTCGTGGGCACGCCGAACCAGGGCCCGGATGGCAACGTCCAGGGCCTGCCGAAGATGTTGCCGCTCGCCGTGGTGGACTCGGACTACGGCGTCTGGGTGATGGGCTCGGGCAAGCTGACGGCGGCCGGCCGCCTCAAGCGCTCCTGGTCCAAGCTCACGGACGGCGCCGGCCCGGGCGACACCAGCTTCACCGTGATGGAGGCCACCGGCTGGGAGGCGAACGACAAGGTCGTCCTCACGCCCACGGCCAAGTCCAGCGTGGCGAACCACTTCCTCCAGTTCGACGAAGGCGCCATCGCCACCGTGGACGAGGCGGCGGGACGCGTGACGCTCAAGGCCGCGCCCAAGTTCGACCACGCGGGCTGCCCGAGCTGCGTGCGCCGCGGCGAGGCCATCAACCTGTCTCGCAACGTCGTCATCCGCTCGTTCGACACCAGCGCCCACGCGCACATGATTGTCGGCGAGAAGGGCCGCCTCCAGCTCGACAGCGTGGAGCTGCGAGCCCTGGGGCCCTACAAGCCGTGCACCGGTGGCGAGCCCCAGCGCCGCGCGCCCATCTACTTCCACCAGCAGCTCAATGACTCGCGCGGCTCGTTCGTGCGCCACACCTCCATCTGGGGTGGCAAGAACCAGTTCCTGGCCCTCGAGGCGAGCCACGGCGTGGAGGTCTTCGACGACGCGGGCTACGACACCACGGGCGACGGCTTCACCATGCAGTTCGACTCGCACGCCTGCGGCACGCGGTGCGAGCGCGACTACGCTCCCGCGGACACCGTCTTCCGACATGTGCTGGGCGCCAAGGTCGCCATTCCGCAGCGCGTCTCGGGCTGCGCGGCGATTGGCAGCGTCTCGGCCATCCTCCCGGGCGGCGGTGAGAACACGGGCTGCGATGACTGCTCCGTCTCTGGCAATGCCTACAACGGCGGCACGTTCGGCAACGAGGCCGCGCTCTTCTTCGGAGAGATGGGCACGGGCCGTCCGTCCGCGCTCGTCTTCAAGGACAGCGTGGCGCACAACAACGCGGGCCACGGCATCAGCAACTGGCAGAACTCCGACAAGACGCAGCCGCCCTACGACAACATCCAGACGTGGTCCAACGCCGACAATGGCATCCACCACGGCGCGTACACCAACGGGTACGAGTACATCAACCTCATCGCCCAGGACAACGGCGAGGCGGACTTCGCGGTGATTGCCATCCAGAGCGACGCGAACCGCGCGCGGTTGGAGAACGCCACGCTGGATGGCTTCCGCACGCTGCCCTACTTCCTGGTGCCCACGCTGCCCGTGGTCATCAAGAACGCGAAGTTCACGGGCGTGCGCAACCCGGCCATCACCCAGGTCCAGGACGCGTGCTCCGGCGGCAATGAGAACGACCCGAACGACGGCACGTGCATCCGCAACTGGCTGCACTTCGACAACCCGCAGATCCCCAAGGGCGTGAAGCCCTTCTTGTTCGCGCACCACCAGAACAAGAACTCCGTCTGGGAGGTCCGCAACTTCAAGCACGCGGACTACCCGACGCTGCCGGCGAACTTCGACCTCTACCGCAAGGACAACCAGGTCGCGGGCGGCGCGTACAACGCCGACTTCGACGCCTGGCTCGTCCCCCGGTAGCCCGAAGGCTGTCTGGACTCAGGACCGCAGGCGCTCCGTGAGCGCTGGCGGTGACGTCCGCGGGGGCTCGCAGGCAAAGCCCCGGCACAGGTAGGCCGAACCCGTGCTTCCCACGGGCTCGCGCCCCTCGAAGATCTCGCGAAGGAGCGCGGGCACCGGCGCGCCCGCCTCCTTCCATCCGAAGGCAAACGTGGGCGCGTAGACAGCGTTGGCCGCGTCCAGCAGCGGCGCCACCGCCTCGCGCGTCCCCGCGAAGGTGACGCCCGCCGCGCCATCCAAGAGCGAGTCCGCCGCGAGCCCCAGGTGTCCGTAGCCCATGGGATTGCGCACGAGCGCCTCGCGCATCCGGCCCACGTACTCTCCCGCGCGCTCCAAGTGAGTCTTGTCCCCGGTGAGCGCGGCCAGCGCCACCTGCGCCTCCGTCAACGTGGACGCGCCCGAGGGGAAGGCATTGTCGAAGAGCGAGAAGGCCGCGACCACGAGGTCCTTCTGTCCGCGCGGCGCGGCGAGGTACGCCTGCTTGGACGCCTCCCAGAAGAGAGCCTCGGCGCGACGGACCAGCGCGTCCGCGGCCTCCAGGTACTTCACGTCGAACGTCACTTGATAGAGCGCGGTGAGTCCGGAGGCGAGGTCGCCATAGTCCTCCAGGAACCCGTCGATGCGCCCCTGTCCGTCTTGGAACGAGCGCAGCAACCGCGTGCCGTCCCACATCTGGCGCAGCACGAAGTCCGCGGCGCCCGCGGCCAACCGGGCCCACTCCGGCCGACCGAACACCCGGGCCGCCAAGGCGAGCCCGCGGATCATCAACCCATTCCAACCCGAGAGAATCTTGTCGTCGCGCCCCGGCTTCACGCGCTGCTCACGCGCCTCGAACAGCGTCCGACGCGCTTGGCTCAACTCCTGAGCAATCACGTCCTCGGAGACACCCCGCTCGCGTGCAAGCTCCGTCACGGACACCACGACCTCCAGCACCGTGGTGCCGTGCTCGAAGTTGCCTCGCGGCGTGATGCCCAGGTGACGAGACAGCAGCGCGGCCTGCTCGGGCGGGAGCAGGGCCTTCACCTGCTCCGGCGTCCAGACGAAGAACCGGCCCTCCTCGCCTTCGCTGTCCGCGTCCTGCGTCGCGTAGAAGCCACCGGCCGCGTCCGTCATCTCGCGCCGCACGTACTCGACCGTCTCCTCCACCACCTTGCGCCACAGCGGCCGAGGCTCCACCTGCTGCGCTTCCGCGTACAGGTGCAGGAGCTGCGCGTTGTCGTAGAGCATCTTCTCGAAGTGCGGCACCAGCCACCGGTCGTCCACCGAGTACCGGTGGAAGCCCCCGCCGAGCTGATCATAGATGCCGCCCAACGCCATCCGCTCCAGCGTGCGCATCACCGCGGCCTTCAGCGCCTCTCCCCCGCCGCGACGCCACGAGCGCAGCAACAGCGCCACGTTCATGGGGTTGGGAAACTTGGGCGCGCCGCCAAAGCCTCCGTTCACGGGGTCCACTTCCTCGGCCATGCGCTGCCCCAGCGACACCACGTCCGCCACCGTGAGCGTGCCCGGCGCGGCGTCCAATCCATACGTGGCCAGCTCGCCCAGCCCTGCTTGGAATTGTCGCGCCTGACTCTCGATGTCCTCGGGCTTGTTCTCCCACGCGTCGCGCAGCGCCTGGAGCAAGCGAGGGAAGCCCGGCCGTCCGTAGCGGTCGCTCGGCGGGAAGTACGTGCCGCCGTAGAAGGGCCGCAGGTCCGGCGTGAGGAAGACGGTGAGCGGCCAGCCTCCGCCCTGCCCCATGAGCTGCACCACGCCTTGGTAGATTTGATCCAGGTCCGGGCGCTCCTCGCGGTCGACCTTGATGTTGATGAACCCGTCATTCATCAACTGCGCGATGACCGGCGACTCGAACGACTCGTGGGCCATGACGTGGCACCAGTGGCACGCCGAGTAGCCCACCGAGAGCAGGATGGGCTTGTTCTCCGCGCGAGCCCGCGCCAGCGCTTCGTCGCCCCAGGGATACCAATCCACCGGGTTGGTGGCGTGCTGGCGCAGGTAGGGCGACGGCTCCCGCGCGAGGCGGTTGGTGGGGCCAGGGGGCGAGTGGGCGGCCAAGGGAGGCTCCAAGCAGAAAGGGACTGAGGGCACATTGAGAGGCGCGGAGCGTGCGGGCAAGTCGAAAGGCCCTCACTCGCCGCTGGCCAACGGCCTCCTGGTGCGCTTTGTCGGGGGACGTGCGTCCCACCCCGTCCCACGACGTCCGCCCGAGCGGCATCGGAATGAAGGCCTGCCTCGCCCTGCTCGCGGTGGGGCTGGGCGCGCGGCTGGCGCTCGCGGTGGGCACGGACGTCTACTTCGACGAGGCCTATTACTGGCAATGGGCGCAGCACCTCGCGTGGGGTTACTTCGACCATCCCCCGCTGGTGGCGTGGCTCATCGCCGCATTGGGCATCCGGCCCGCGGCGCTGCTGTGCGGCGTGGCGACGGTGGCCGCGGTGTGGGGCTTCGCGCGAGACGTGTATGGCGCCCCCGAGCCCGCATGGCGCGCCGCCGCGCTCTGGTCCGTGGTGCCCGTGGGCGTGCTCTCCGGGGTGTGGGCCACGCCGGACTCGCCGCTCCTGCTGTTCTGGGTGCTGGGCCTGTGGGCGCTGTGGCGCGAGCGCTGGGTGCTGGCGGGCCTGGCGTGTGGACTGGCGCTCTTGTCCAAGTATCCCGCCGTCCTGTTGGGACTGGCCTTCCTGGCGACCGCCGTGCGCGTGCGCAGGCTGCCCGCGGGCGCGTGGCTGACGGCGGCGCTGGCGCTGGTGTGCTTCCTGCCCGTGGTGCTCTGGAACGCGAACCATGAATGGGTGGGCTTCGCCTTCCAGCTCCACCATGGGCTCGGCGGCAACGGTGGCTGGGACACCTTCGGAGAGTTCCTCGCCGGGCAGCTCGCGATGGGCGGGCCGGTGCTCTTCCCGCTCGCGCTCATCTACGTGGTGCGCGGGCCGCGTGAGCAATTCCTCCCACGGATGGCGACGCTCGTCCCGCTTGCCTTCTTCGGCTACGCGGCGACGGGCACGCGCGGTGAGGCCAACTGGCCGGCCGTGGCATACCTCTCCGCCTGCGTGGGCGTCGCGGGCATTCGCCCCGGGTGGCAGCGCGCGGCGGGTGCAACAGGCGCGGCCATCGTGCTCGCGGTGAGTTCACACCTGCTCGTCCCCCTGCTGGAGTTCGAGCGGGACGTGCCGCTGTCTCGCACGCATGGCTGGAGCGTGCTGAGCGACCTGGCCCATCCGGAGAAGCTCTTCCCAGACATCCGTCCGGGCGCGGTCGTGCGCGTCTACGCCCCGACGTATCAGCTCGCGTCACAGGTGGCGCGCTACGCGGGCGTCGTCACGGACACCGAGGGCCCCGCGCGACGCGGCAGCCAATATGACTTGTGGCCGCTCCCTCCCGTGGCGTCGGCTCAGGAGGTGCTGTGGTGCTCCGAGGACGGCGTGCCCCCGCCCGAGGAACTGACGGCTCGCTTCCGCGACATCGAAGGGCCCGTGGAGCTGCGGGGCGACTACCGCGGAAGGACCGTGCACACGTTCACGGTGTGGCGGCTTCGCTCACCGCTCCCTTGAAGGGGACGCACGCGGCCCGCGCGAACCACGCGCTGGGCAGCCCCACGAGGAACGCGTGGGCGAACAGCCCATTGATGAGCCGAGGCAGCGAATACACCGCCGGCATCGCCGCCGACAGCGGCAGCACCACCCCGTTCATCACGGCGTAGCCCAGCAGGCCATAGCCCAGGCCACACACCACCGGATGCTCACGAAGCATGGGCAGACGCCGGCTCGCGGCCAGGTAGACGGCCACCATCGCGAACGCGATGAAGAAGTGCAGCAGGCCGCCGAGGAGCGCGGTGGACGCGCCGCCCTGGAATGAGGCCCGCCCCAGGAGGCCCGCCGCGATGGACTGGAGGATGCGGACGGGAGACACGCCCTGGACGCCAAAGAAGACAAAGGCATCCAGCAGGTCCAACACGCCCACCACGAGCGTGCCGCCCACGAGGGCGCGGGCGGTGCTGAGCGGAGCAGTCGTGGAAAACGGCACGCAGATGGTCATGGGGCACCCTGGGCGGTAACGCGGAACGGGATGCGGCATATCGGCCCCGAGCGCGAAGACGGCTCACCCAGGGGCCACGCGGGCCCGTTACGGCGAGACACCCAAGAGCCCCACGCCACGCAGGGCCCATTCGGATCCGGGAAGGGTGCGCAGGTCATCCACGGGCAAGGGCAGGTGCTCCCAGACGGCCGCGTTCGCGCTCGGCGGTTGGTTGGTGTTCGCGGAGCGGGCTCGGTACAGCTCACCGTCGTGCATCACCAGCGCGCCCGCGGAGTACGTCACCTCGGGCTTGCCTACGGCGAGCGTGGCCCGGTCCGTCCACATCTCCAGTTGTCGCGTGGAGGTTCCATCCGGAAGTCCGGTCGCGACGAAGCGCAGGGCCGTCACCGGTCCGTTGACATTGCCCGTCGCGGTCACGCCTCCCACGGTGCCACTGCCTCCCGTGAGCCCCGCCACGAGCTTGCGACTGCCCTCCCAGGTGTTGTCCTTCAGCGTGGTCGGCGCGGCGATGCCCGCGCCCAGACGGAAGACGACGCCGGGGTCCGTCGCGCTCGGGTAGACACTGGCGTAACCGAAGTCGAGCCCCCGAAAGGCATTGCGCTCCCAGAGGAAGCGTGACGCCGCGCTCGCGGTGCCGCCCACGTAGAGCCCCAGGTTCAGCGTGTCCGCGAAGTAGTTGTCGGTGAAGCGCACGTCCAGCGGTGCGTCCCCTGCCTCCGCGCCCACGAACGCAGCGAGCAGCGTGTCCGCGCCCCCCATGAAGACATTGTGGTGGAAGCGAACGGTGCCGCCTCGGAACTGCGCCTGGGCACCATTGTCCTGGTCCTCGCCAAAGGCAGCGCGCCAGTCGAGCGCCCCGAAGGCGAAGACGTTGTGGTGGATCTCCGCGCCGTCCCCAAGGTTCTGCGACTGGAGCGCCTCCGTCCCGGTGCGCACGAGTCGGCAGTTGTAGATCTGGAGCCCCGAGGCCAGCGGCGTCGGCGCGCCCTGTGTCGAGCCGAAGTAGATGCCCTCGCTCGCCGTGTCATGGATGTAGAGGTCATGCAGGCGGATGCCCTCGAGGGGCGGCGCCGTGCCGCTGCTGACAGTCTGGTTGATGCGGAGGCCCGCGAAGCCCGCGCGCGTGATTTCGACGAACTCGACCTCGAAGGCATGCGCGCCGCCGACGCCCAAGCCCATGTGGCCATCGCTCAGGAACGCGTCGTCGCTCAAGAAGCCGTAACGAGAACGTGACGTGGCATAGGCGCCGCAGCGGTGTCCCGGAAAGGCCTCGTCGCCGGTCCCCGATTCCGCGTCATAGCGACCGGTGAGGACCCAGTTCGCGCCTCCGTTCATGGCCCAGAGGTAGCCCTGCGTGCTGCCCGCCTTCGGTCGGATGACGAC
It encodes the following:
- a CDS encoding thioredoxin domain-containing protein, whose amino-acid sequence is MAAHSPPGPTNRLAREPSPYLRQHATNPVDWYPWGDEALARARAENKPILLSVGYSACHWCHVMAHESFESPVIAQLMNDGFINIKVDREERPDLDQIYQGVVQLMGQGGGWPLTVFLTPDLRPFYGGTYFPPSDRYGRPGFPRLLQALRDAWENKPEDIESQARQFQAGLGELATYGLDAAPGTLTVADVVSLGQRMAEEVDPVNGGFGGAPKFPNPMNVALLLRSWRRGGGEALKAAVMRTLERMALGGIYDQLGGGFHRYSVDDRWLVPHFEKMLYDNAQLLHLYAEAQQVEPRPLWRKVVEETVEYVRREMTDAAGGFYATQDADSEGEEGRFFVWTPEQVKALLPPEQAALLSRHLGITPRGNFEHGTTVLEVVVSVTELARERGVSEDVIAQELSQARRTLFEAREQRVKPGRDDKILSGWNGLMIRGLALAARVFGRPEWARLAAGAADFVLRQMWDGTRLLRSFQDGQGRIDGFLEDYGDLASGLTALYQVTFDVKYLEAADALVRRAEALFWEASKQAYLAAPRGQKDLVVAAFSLFDNAFPSGASTLTEAQVALAALTGDKTHLERAGEYVGRMREALVRNPMGYGHLGLAADSLLDGAAGVTFAGTREAVAPLLDAANAVYAPTFAFGWKEAGAPVPALLREIFEGREPVGSTGSAYLCRGFACEPPRTSPPALTERLRS
- a CDS encoding carbohydrate-binding protein; the encoded protein is MHRSLCAVVVWVVLTVGCSSQTPAPGEGDPEVPTDAGTQNPDGGVGGCEPLGHFGAPTTVFTLPGPNAAGELYLPDVQAKFPAVDWKTLDRLYIPAGQYTLINLGNLPDRAGTRPLVITNKGGQVVIRPKAGSTQGYLWAMNGGANWVLTGRYDAESGTGDEAFPGHRCGAYATSRSRYGFLSDDAFLSDGHMGLGVGGAHAFEVEFVEITRAGFAGLRINQTVSSGTAPPLEGIRLHDLYIHDTASEGIYFGSTQGAPTPLASGLQIYNCRLVRTGTEALQSQNLGDGAEIHHNVFAFGALDWRAAFGEDQDNGAQAQFRGGTVRFHHNVFMGGADTLLAAFVGAEAGDAPLDVRFTDNYFADTLNLGLYVGGTASAASRFLWERNAFRGLDFGYASVYPSATDPGVVFRLGAGIAAPTTLKDNTWEGSRKLVAGLTGGSGTVGGVTATGNVNGPVTALRFVATGLPDGTSTRQLEMWTDRATLAVGKPEVTYSAGALVMHDGELYRARSANTNQPPSANAAVWEHLPLPVDDLRTLPGSEWALRGVGLLGVSP
- a CDS encoding glycosyltransferase family 39 protein, coding for MKACLALLAVGLGARLALAVGTDVYFDEAYYWQWAQHLAWGYFDHPPLVAWLIAALGIRPAALLCGVATVAAVWGFARDVYGAPEPAWRAAALWSVVPVGVLSGVWATPDSPLLLFWVLGLWALWRERWVLAGLACGLALLSKYPAVLLGLAFLATAVRVRRLPAGAWLTAALALVCFLPVVLWNANHEWVGFAFQLHHGLGGNGGWDTFGEFLAGQLAMGGPVLFPLALIYVVRGPREQFLPRMATLVPLAFFGYAATGTRGEANWPAVAYLSACVGVAGIRPGWQRAAGATGAAIVLAVSSHLLVPLLEFERDVPLSRTHGWSVLSDLAHPEKLFPDIRPGAVVRVYAPTYQLASQVARYAGVVTDTEGPARRGSQYDLWPLPPVASAQEVLWCSEDGVPPPEELTARFRDIEGPVELRGDYRGRTVHTFTVWRLRSPLP